Below is a genomic region from Vitis riparia cultivar Riparia Gloire de Montpellier isolate 1030 chromosome 5, EGFV_Vit.rip_1.0, whole genome shotgun sequence.
TGtctttcacaaatttttgtGTAGCTTAAGTTAATTAATATATCAatcttattttgatatttaatcattttattttctggAATCATACGTTTATTCACCTAAAAATGTCATGAACCTGTCAAATAGTTActtataaattaatcaaaatggGTAATAATTTACAGACTTGAGATGACACCCAAAATTACTCAGAAGCACTTGAGCAGATTTTCATTCAACCCAGCATACTTGTGGACATTTCCAGATTAACTACCAGGTCCCGTGTCACTTGAATCATGTAACCAAGACTAGTCACTCAAATCATCACCAAGAAAATTGAGATCGGTGTCATCATCAGTAGCAACACCAGCAGAGGCAGGATTGACGATATCCAAAGGCTCTACACTGGACAGAGTCACCATCTCCAGCGACGCCTTTCTACCATCTGCGGTTCCGTCTTCATACTCCATCAAATCGTTCTCGTATGCATCAGTGTGATCCATTTCATTATAAGGTATCTCCTGCAAAAGACCCACCAGGACTTCCAGTCAAAATTCACCATCAGTAAGCATAAAGATTTAGAGGAGAGTTGGACTCATGTCTGGGGTACACCTCCCAGACTATGAAAATGAAACTAGCAGTCATCGACAAGAGAGAACAGTACAAAGGTATGGTAATGTTGAAGTGCTATCAACACTATCATGAACTTTAGAAGGGAATTCAATtatataaacaaatgaaaactgGTTATAGGGTTCTGAAATGGAAAGCCGCTGGATAAGAAACAATTCAAGTTGAAAAAAGGAACTGCATATTCCCGAGTGAGAGagtttttttcccctcttcaTCATGAATTCTGGGAGGGTGTTGAAGAAGACTTGCCCATTTCCCAGAAACCTTGTTCACTAGATTTACAACACCTTTCTAATTAGAGAGACTAGATATGCTAAGTAATGCAGAGTATATATGTGCATGACATCCTTCAGTTAGCCAACTCAACTACCTCGTCCAGCTATCGACTGATTAAACTCTTAACTGTTGAATTAAACATTGTCCTATCACTAGGACTTCAAAGACTTTTGCCGGTAACGGGAAAGTAAGCTTGAAAGATACCTCGTCCTCTTGCACGGTGGGGTTCTCTGCCTCTACAATCCAGTCATCTAATAAACTTTCAAGCAGAATACTGTCAAGGGACATCACGTCATTAGACCTTTTGCTCAATTGACGTTCTCTTAGTCTCAAGTTGTAGTGCACATAGATGAGGTCGTTTAATCTTTTCTGAGCCAGACGATTGTGACTTTCACGGTGGATCTGATCATATGTACTCCAGTTGTGCTCACAACCGAAGGATGAGCATGTCTGACTCAATATGCGTACAGCTATTCGTTGCAGTTCTAAGCAATTTATCCCATGTTGTTGCCACCATGCAGCTAGGAAGGATGAAAAAGCActcatcaaattcaaatttataacTGGTAAACAGTGAAGGTTGAGTTTGTTCAACATTCTATCGCCATCACCTGGATCCAGCTCTGTTCTTGTACTAATTGCCAATTCCGTTCCAAAATCAGCTTTTGCAGAATTAAAATCAGAAATCTGAAACAGTATAAAGTGgcattggagaaaaaaaaagagattattCCTATTGGAGTGAAACATTTATGCCACTGATAATCTCATAAGGAAAGCTTTACCTGCATGGATGCAGAAATCCTTCGCATATTGTCAGGCTCCAGTCGAACAATGCACTCATTCAGTCCTCGCACCACCTCTGGATGCtacaattacaaaaattaaaatatatatccaTTAGGATTGTACAATATAAAATTCCAATCCACATATCATCACTGTTTCTCCTACCACTAAGAAATCGGAACGATATCGGTATGATGGATTCAAGAAGTAGGCAGCCATATATAGAGGGTGGTGGAACAATGAGCTCCAATGATTGTCTATCACGGCCCAGAAAGGTCCATATTTACGAGCATCATCACCATGAGTGGATCTGATAGCAAGCTTCGCCCTGTACATGTCGTTATATATAGATGGCATTGATAGACTTTCAACACTATCTACTTTTTGAAGCACTTGCACTAATGGGTCCACTGATTTCCTAACATACTGCACCTTCTTCCAAAATGTGgcatttaatacaattttttccACCTCTTTACCTTTGTCAGACTTCGAGAACCGAGATGAAAGCCATTTATTTGACTGGAACAGCCTTTTAAGGCCTATCCTGTGGTCCAGCAAGCTTTGCAAAGTAGCAAAGCTAGAGGCACATCGACTAATGGCTGGCCTCAGAAGTTCCTGTCCCTGGGTAAATTCCTTTTTCATAAGATTCAACAACCAAATTCGGTTGTAAATGAACTTAGTGATTTTTTGGCCTTTCTCCATGCATTCTCCTACCAATTTTATCCCGATGAAATCTTCAAGCATCTGGTCAATACAATAGGCTGCGCAAGGGGTCCAGAATAAACTCCGCCTCTTCTCTTCAAGCATCTTTCCAGCAGCCTTATAACTGGGAGTGTTCTCAGTGATTACCTACAACAGAAAGTTGGGGAAGAACATGTTATTCAGAAGGCATTAAGTcatatttaagaattagaaaCAAGTTGAAATTTAAGACAACACAAAATAGTTAAGTACCTGAACTACATTTTCCTCGCCCATCTCTTCCACCACTTTGTCCAGCAACTTGAATAAATTTGCAGCATCATCTACTATATCTGTGGCATCAACtgaagaaacaaaatatataccATGTGGACAGGAAACCAAAATATTGATCAGTGTCCTACCCTGTGCATCTCTCCAACTATCTGCCTTAATAGAGCAACCAGTAATTGCCCAGGATGCCTTATACTCGGCTAGATAGTTCTTAATGGTCGCAATTTCTTCCTGTAGAAAACGACCAGATATGAGTTGGGTTGGAGGGCCTACCAAACCCTGTCCATACTGACCAACCAACTCCAGCATTTTATGGAAGTATGGGGAATTTGCTGCATGTAGAGGAACTCCAGCATGATAGAAAAACTTGCAAATGGCAGAAATAACTTCCTTGCGGGTTTTCTTACTGGATCCTGTTTTTACTTTTACTTGCTTGTAAGAAAGTGCCTTCTGACTCTTTGGTGTCTTTGGCACAACAGAATCCAATCTTGATCTTCTTAGTGATGGTTCAGAACCACTAC
It encodes:
- the LOC117914769 gene encoding uncharacterized protein LOC117914769, with the translated sequence MVEEMTSLRSPGYSDPGWEHGIAQDERKKKVKCNYCGKIVSGGIYRLKQHLARVSGEVTYCDKAPEEVFLKMRENLEGCRSNKKPRQSEDDGHTYLNFHQNDDEEEEEEHAGYRSKGKQLMSDRNLVINLAPLRSLGYVDPGWEHGVAQDERKKKVKCNYCEKIVSGGINRFKQHLARIPGEVAPCKNAPEEVYLKIKENMKWHRTGRRHRRPDAKEISAFYMNSDNDDEEDEQDEDALHRMNKENLIIGEKRLSKDLRKTFRGISPGSGSEPSLRRSRLDSVVPKTPKSQKALSYKQVKVKTGSSKKTRKEVISAICKFFYHAGVPLHAANSPYFHKMLELVGQYGQGLVGPPTQLISGRFLQEEIATIKNYLAEYKASWAITGCSIKADSWRDAQGRTLINILVSCPHGIYFVSSVDATDIVDDAANLFKLLDKVVEEMGEENVVQVITENTPSYKAAGKMLEEKRRSLFWTPCAAYCIDQMLEDFIGIKLVGECMEKGQKITKFIYNRIWLLNLMKKEFTQGQELLRPAISRCASSFATLQSLLDHRIGLKRLFQSNKWLSSRFSKSDKGKEVEKIVLNATFWKKVQYVRKSVDPLVQVLQKVDSVESLSMPSIYNDMYRAKLAIRSTHGDDARKYGPFWAVIDNHWSSLFHHPLYMAAYFLNPSYRYRSDFLVHPEVVRGLNECIVRLEPDNMRRISASMQISDFNSAKADFGTELAISTRTELDPAAWWQQHGINCLELQRIAVRILSQTCSSFGCEHNWSTYDQIHRESHNRLAQKRLNDLIYVHYNLRLRERQLSKRSNDVMSLDSILLESLLDDWIVEAENPTVQEDEEIPYNEMDHTDAYENDLMEYEDGTADGRKASLEMVTLSSVEPLDIVNPASAGVATDDDTDLNFLGDDLSD